Proteins encoded within one genomic window of Sphaerotilus montanus:
- a CDS encoding TetR/AcrR family transcriptional regulator, which translates to MPTVTSTPLAATRPARSGARAVHKGQQTRASILDAALSLASQKGLEGLSIGHLADITGMSKSGVFAHFGSREELQMSVIREYHARFEEEVFYPSLREPRGLPRLEAMFRRWLARVSIEIDSGCIYISGAVEFDDRPGPVRDALVDMVRTWHTGLERAITIAREEGHLRADTDARQMLFELHGLVLALHHDARFLRTPGSVQRAEQGFLNVLARYRALPG; encoded by the coding sequence TTGCCCACCGTGACCTCTACCCCACTCGCTGCCACCCGGCCCGCCCGATCCGGCGCCCGTGCTGTCCACAAGGGCCAGCAGACGCGTGCCTCGATCCTGGACGCCGCCCTGAGCCTGGCGTCGCAGAAGGGACTGGAGGGGTTGTCGATCGGCCACCTGGCCGACATCACCGGCATGAGCAAGTCCGGCGTCTTCGCGCACTTCGGCTCCCGCGAAGAACTGCAGATGTCGGTCATCCGCGAATACCACGCACGCTTCGAGGAAGAGGTGTTCTACCCCTCGCTGCGCGAGCCGCGCGGCCTGCCGCGGCTGGAGGCGATGTTCCGCCGCTGGCTGGCGCGGGTCAGCATCGAGATCGACTCGGGCTGCATCTACATCAGCGGCGCGGTCGAGTTCGATGACCGGCCCGGCCCGGTGCGCGACGCGCTGGTGGACATGGTGCGCACCTGGCACACCGGCCTGGAGCGCGCCATCACCATCGCCCGGGAAGAAGGCCACCTGCGCGCCGACACCGATGCGCGCCAGATGCTGTTCGAGTTGCACGGGCTGGTGCTGGCGCTGCACCACGATGCCCGGTTCCTGCGCACCCCCGGTTCGGTCCAGCGGGCCGAACAGGGGTTCCTGAATGTGCTGGCCCGCTACCGGGCGCTGCCCGGCTGA
- a CDS encoding acyl-CoA dehydrogenase C-terminal domain-containing protein — protein MPQYNPPLRDLQFVLHELVQVTETFKEMPAHAEVDVDTVNAILEEGGKFAAQVVFPLNRSGDEEGCTLDKTTHEVRTPKGYKEAYAQYVEGGWAALSCDPAYGGQGLPHVVNQCFYEMLNSANQAWTMYPGLSHGAYESLHAHGTPEQKATYLPKLSSGEWTGTMCLTEPHCGTDLGLLRTKAEPQADGTYKLNGAKIFISAGEHDMAANIIHLVLARLPDAPSGSKGISLFIVPKFHVNADGSLGGRNGIFCAGLEHKMGITSNATAQLVLEDAVGTLVGQPHKGLAAMFVMMNAARLGVGMQSLGLTEVAYQNAVAYAKDRLQMRALSGPKAPEKAADPIIVHPDVRKMLLTARAYAEAGRALCVHTALMLDQELSHPDEDVRKASADEVALLTPIIKAFLTDNGWIATSHCMQVFGGHGYIREWGMEQYVRDARINMIYEGTNTIQSLDLLGRKVLADNGKKLKAFGKKIAEFVEEEGIREDMQEFINPLADIGDKVTKLTTELGMKAFGNPDEVGAAAVDYLRVVGHLVFAYFWARMAKVALDKLKEQGANPDPFYVAKLHTARFYFAKLLPETASLIRTARAGLAPLMAMDEAMF, from the coding sequence ATGCCCCAGTACAACCCGCCCCTGCGTGATCTTCAATTTGTGCTGCACGAACTCGTGCAGGTCACCGAGACCTTCAAGGAGATGCCGGCCCACGCCGAGGTCGATGTCGACACCGTCAATGCCATCCTCGAAGAAGGCGGCAAGTTCGCCGCGCAGGTGGTGTTCCCGCTGAACCGCAGCGGCGACGAGGAAGGCTGCACGCTCGACAAGACCACCCACGAGGTGCGCACCCCCAAGGGCTACAAGGAAGCCTATGCGCAGTACGTCGAAGGCGGCTGGGCGGCGCTGAGCTGCGACCCGGCCTACGGTGGCCAGGGCCTGCCGCACGTGGTGAACCAGTGCTTCTACGAGATGCTCAACAGCGCCAACCAGGCCTGGACGATGTATCCGGGCCTGTCGCACGGCGCCTATGAAAGCCTGCACGCCCACGGCACGCCCGAGCAGAAGGCCACCTACCTGCCCAAGCTGAGCAGCGGCGAGTGGACCGGGACGATGTGCCTGACCGAGCCGCATTGCGGCACCGACCTGGGCCTGCTGCGCACCAAGGCCGAGCCGCAGGCCGACGGCACCTACAAGCTCAACGGCGCCAAGATCTTCATCTCCGCTGGCGAGCACGACATGGCCGCCAACATCATCCACCTCGTGCTGGCCCGCCTGCCGGACGCCCCGAGCGGCTCGAAGGGCATCTCGCTGTTCATCGTGCCGAAGTTCCACGTCAACGCGGACGGCTCGCTCGGCGGTCGCAACGGCATCTTCTGCGCCGGCCTCGAACACAAGATGGGCATCACCAGCAACGCCACCGCGCAACTGGTGCTCGAAGACGCCGTCGGCACGCTGGTGGGCCAGCCGCACAAGGGCCTGGCCGCCATGTTCGTGATGATGAACGCCGCCCGCCTGGGCGTCGGGATGCAGTCGCTCGGGCTGACCGAAGTGGCGTACCAGAACGCCGTCGCGTATGCGAAGGACCGCCTGCAGATGCGCGCCCTGTCCGGCCCGAAGGCGCCGGAGAAGGCCGCCGATCCCATCATCGTGCACCCCGACGTGCGCAAGATGCTGCTGACCGCCCGCGCCTATGCCGAAGCCGGCCGCGCGCTGTGCGTGCACACGGCGCTGATGCTCGACCAGGAGCTCAGCCACCCGGACGAGGACGTGCGCAAGGCCAGTGCCGATGAAGTCGCGCTGCTGACGCCGATCATCAAGGCCTTCCTGACCGACAACGGCTGGATCGCCACCTCGCACTGCATGCAGGTCTTCGGCGGCCACGGCTACATCCGCGAGTGGGGCATGGAGCAGTACGTGCGCGATGCCCGCATCAACATGATCTACGAGGGCACGAACACGATCCAGTCGCTGGACCTGCTCGGCCGCAAGGTGCTGGCCGACAACGGCAAGAAGCTCAAGGCCTTTGGCAAGAAGATCGCCGAGTTCGTCGAGGAAGAAGGCATCCGCGAGGACATGCAGGAGTTCATCAACCCGCTGGCGGACATCGGCGACAAGGTAACCAAGCTGACGACCGAGCTGGGCATGAAGGCCTTCGGCAACCCGGACGAGGTGGGTGCGGCGGCGGTGGATTACCTGCGCGTGGTCGGGCACCTCGTGTTCGCTTACTTCTGGGCGCGCATGGCCAAGGTGGCGCTCGACAAGCTCAAGGAGCAAGGCGCGAACCCGGATCCGTTCTACGTCGCCAAGCTGCACACCGCGCGTTTCTACTTCGCCAAGCTGCTGCCGGAGACGGCGTCGCTGATCCGCACCGCCCGCGCCGGCCTCGCGCCGCTGATGGCGATGGACGAAGCGATGTTCTGA
- a CDS encoding outer membrane lipoprotein, whose amino-acid sequence MKALFATTLAAAALLLGACSTTSPDVIRPGDAQRLSTVQDAVVLNVRPVVVEGQQQGIGGTSGAVVGGIAGSTVGGRREGIVVGVLGAVAGAVIGNSIERFGTREEAVEILLQLPSGERRALVQAKGNETFVPGEAVILVSTGGKTRVMKAR is encoded by the coding sequence ATGAAAGCACTCTTCGCCACCACCCTGGCCGCCGCCGCACTCCTGCTCGGCGCCTGCAGCACCACCAGCCCGGACGTGATCCGCCCTGGTGACGCCCAGCGCCTGTCCACCGTGCAGGACGCGGTCGTGCTCAACGTGCGCCCGGTCGTCGTCGAAGGCCAGCAGCAGGGCATCGGCGGCACCTCGGGCGCTGTCGTCGGCGGCATCGCTGGCAGCACGGTCGGCGGGCGGCGCGAGGGCATCGTGGTCGGCGTGCTCGGCGCGGTGGCAGGCGCCGTCATCGGCAACTCGATCGAGCGCTTCGGCACGCGCGAGGAAGCGGTCGAGATCCTGCTGCAGCTGCCCAGCGGCGAGCGCCGGGCGCTGGTGCAGGCCAAAGGCAACGAGACCTTCGTGCCCGGCGAGGCGGTGATCCTCGTCTCGACGGGCGGCAAGACCCGCGTGATGAAGGCGCGCTAG
- a CDS encoding O-acetylhomoserine aminocarboxypropyltransferase/cysteine synthase family protein → MKLETLAVHAGYSPDPTTKAAAVPIYQTVAYAFDNAQHGADLFDLKVAGNIYTRIMNPTQSVLEARVAALEGGLAALAVASGMAAITYAIQTIAESGDNIVSASQLYGGTYNLFAHTLPQMGITTRFADATKPETFAALIDERTKAIFCESVGNPLGNVTDIAALAAVAHAAGVPLIVDNTVPSPALCRPIEHGADIVVHSLTKYMGGHGNSVAGAIVDSGTFPWAQHKERFKRLNEPDVSYHGVVYTEALGPAAYIGRARVVPLRNMGAAISPMNAFLILQGIETLALRMDRICDNTLALATFLKSHPKVAWVNYAGLADHPDHALVQKQMGGRASGILSFGLKEGGREAGARVLDAFKLFTRLVNIGDAKSLATHPASTTHRQLNAEELAKAGVSEDMLRLSVGIEHIDDLMADLDQALAAV, encoded by the coding sequence ATGAAGCTCGAAACCCTCGCCGTCCACGCCGGCTACAGCCCCGACCCGACCACCAAGGCCGCCGCGGTGCCGATCTACCAGACGGTCGCCTACGCCTTCGACAACGCGCAGCACGGCGCGGACCTGTTCGACCTGAAAGTGGCCGGGAACATCTACACCCGGATCATGAATCCGACGCAATCCGTGCTGGAAGCACGGGTCGCGGCGCTCGAAGGCGGCCTCGCGGCGCTGGCGGTGGCCTCCGGCATGGCGGCGATCACCTACGCGATCCAGACGATTGCCGAGTCCGGCGACAACATCGTCTCGGCCAGCCAGCTCTACGGCGGCACCTACAACCTGTTCGCGCACACGCTGCCGCAGATGGGCATCACGACCCGCTTCGCCGACGCGACCAAGCCGGAAACCTTCGCCGCGCTGATCGACGAGCGCACCAAGGCCATCTTCTGCGAATCGGTGGGCAACCCGCTGGGCAACGTCACCGACATCGCCGCGCTGGCCGCCGTGGCCCATGCCGCGGGCGTGCCGCTGATCGTGGACAACACGGTGCCCTCCCCCGCCCTGTGCCGCCCGATCGAGCACGGCGCGGACATCGTCGTGCATTCGCTGACCAAGTACATGGGCGGCCACGGCAACAGCGTCGCCGGCGCCATCGTCGACTCCGGCACCTTCCCGTGGGCGCAGCACAAGGAACGCTTCAAGCGCCTGAACGAGCCGGACGTGAGCTACCACGGCGTCGTCTACACCGAGGCACTCGGCCCGGCGGCGTACATCGGCCGCGCCCGCGTCGTGCCGCTGCGCAACATGGGCGCGGCGATCTCGCCGATGAACGCCTTCCTGATCCTGCAAGGCATCGAGACGCTGGCGCTGCGCATGGACCGCATCTGCGACAACACGCTGGCGCTGGCCACCTTCCTCAAGAGCCACCCGAAGGTGGCCTGGGTGAACTACGCCGGACTGGCCGACCACCCGGACCATGCGCTGGTGCAGAAGCAGATGGGCGGCCGGGCCTCGGGCATCCTGAGCTTCGGTCTGAAGGAAGGTGGACGCGAAGCCGGGGCGCGCGTGCTGGATGCGTTCAAGCTGTTCACGCGGCTGGTCAACATCGGCGACGCCAAGTCGCTGGCCACGCACCCGGCCTCGACCACGCACCGCCAGCTCAACGCCGAGGAACTCGCCAAGGCCGGCGTCAGCGAGGACATGCTGCGCCTGTCGGTCGGCATCGAGCACATCGACGACCTGATGGCCGACCTCGACCAGGCGCTCGCCGCGGTCTAG
- a CDS encoding HNH endonuclease translates to MDVLQLDVSGRPQAWISPREAANLYVCDAVAWTVGEPCLVLHGGIQRVTGLQSLLALHPIIAVRGAVPTRAWRQVPALTNPKLFARDRHVCAYCGQHARDEQLTREHIVPTSRGGEDSWMNCITACRGCNGRKGNRLLQECRMELLYLPYIPSLHEDMILKGRRIVMDQMEFLLAGVPRHSRLHG, encoded by the coding sequence ATGGATGTGCTGCAACTCGATGTCTCGGGTCGCCCTCAGGCCTGGATTTCACCCCGGGAGGCGGCCAACCTCTATGTCTGCGATGCCGTCGCGTGGACAGTGGGCGAGCCGTGCCTGGTGCTGCATGGCGGCATCCAGCGGGTCACCGGGTTGCAGTCCTTGCTGGCGCTGCATCCGATCATCGCGGTGCGCGGTGCGGTGCCGACGCGCGCCTGGCGCCAGGTCCCGGCGCTGACCAATCCGAAGCTGTTTGCCCGCGACCGCCACGTCTGCGCCTACTGCGGCCAGCACGCCCGGGACGAGCAGCTCACCCGCGAACACATCGTCCCCACCTCGCGCGGTGGCGAGGATTCGTGGATGAACTGCATCACCGCCTGCCGCGGATGCAACGGCCGCAAGGGCAATCGGCTGCTGCAGGAGTGCCGGATGGAATTGCTTTACCTTCCGTACATCCCCAGCCTGCACGAGGACATGATCCTCAAGGGGCGGCGCATCGTCATGGACCAGATGGAGTTCCTGCTTGCCGGCGTGCCGCGTCACAGCCGCCTGCATGGCTGA